From Brassica oleracea var. oleracea cultivar TO1000 chromosome C3, BOL, whole genome shotgun sequence, a single genomic window includes:
- the LOC106333174 gene encoding probable calcium-binding protein CML40, whose amino-acid sequence MKNSKNVSKREEYQRVFSCFDKSQQGNVSVSTIERCVDAIKSGEKVVPEEETTDTHTHKSLELEEFVKLVEEGDEEDKENDLKQAFKMYEESEGITPKSLKRMLSLLGESKSLEECEVMISQFDINRDGIINFDEFRVMMQ is encoded by the coding sequence ATGAAGAATAGCAAGAACGTTTCAAAACGTGAAGAGTATCAACGGGTATTTAGTTGCTTTGACAAGAGCCAACAAGGGAATGTTTCTGTTTCCACCATCGAACGATGTGTCGATGCTATTAAGTCCGGGGAAAAGGTCGTACCTGAAGAAGAGACAACGGATACACATACTCATAAATCCTTGGAACTCGAGGAGTTTGTGAAGCTGGTGGAAGAAGGAGACGAGGAAGACAAGGAGAATGACTTGAAGCAAGCTTTCAAGATGTATGAAGAGAGTGAAGGCATCACCCCTAAAAGTTTAAAGAGGATGCTTAGTTTGTTGGGGGAGTCCAAAAGCCTTGAAGAATGCGAGGTTATGATTTCGCAATTTGATATTAATAGGGATGGAATTATTAACTTTGATGAGTTTAGGGTTATGATGCAATAA